A stretch of Vespula vulgaris chromosome 15, iyVesVulg1.1, whole genome shotgun sequence DNA encodes these proteins:
- the LOC127069415 gene encoding uncharacterized protein LOC127069415 isoform X2 codes for MRILRATWRTSCRLKTKEKEECKGRNVIFLGSWYIVQYYASSEEALIYRCMRAELSVSSESAEVTMNFTYSFTDDPINEQLVGNITWKIPSPELPAHWVHAEFPYEEIYNTYILDSDYKTWALLMHCAEKNKSPRYLSSFIMSRQPSLGVNVISYLREKLPKYDIDLEYMFPMEQKQCNQTDIPPYSISFVPMSTDKKINSSRRHLLKRKHRRL; via the exons ATGAGGATCTTACGTGCGACGTGGAGAACAAGTTGCCGattgaaaacgaaagagaaggaagaatgcAAAGGGAGGAACGTGATA TTTCTCGGATCATGGTACATAGTGCAGTATTATGCTAGCTCCGAGGAAGCTCTCATTTATAGATGTATGAGAGCTGAATTGTCCGTGTCATCTGAAAGCGCAGAAGTTACTATGAATTTCACGTATAGTTTTACCGATGATCCGATCAATGAACAGCTCGTTGGTAATATCACATGGAAAATTCCTTCACCGGAGCTTCCAGCACATTGGGTTCATGCGGAATTTCCCT atgaagaaatatataacacTTATATATTGGATTCGGATTACAAAACGTGGGCCTTACTGATGCACTGTgccgaaaaaaataagagtcCCCGTTATTTGTCTAGTTTCATTATGAGTAGACAGCCTAGTCTAGGGGTAAATGTAATTTCTTATCTTCGTGAAAAATTACCCAA GTATGATATAGATTTGGAGTATATGTTTCCTATGGAACAAAAACAATGCAATCAAACGGATATACCGCCATATAGTATATCTTTCGTTCCTATGTCGACGgacaagaaaattaattctagCAGAAGACATTTATTAAAACGGAAACACAGACGactttaa
- the LOC127069415 gene encoding apolipoprotein D isoform X1 — MHRVGIKRFEFLDSLIVLSLLFASLIGDTGGVWKRREDKTKCPRVKGIRNFDITEFLGSWYIVQYYASSEEALIYRCMRAELSVSSESAEVTMNFTYSFTDDPINEQLVGNITWKIPSPELPAHWVHAEFPYEEIYNTYILDSDYKTWALLMHCAEKNKSPRYLSSFIMSRQPSLGVNVISYLREKLPKYDIDLEYMFPMEQKQCNQTDIPPYSISFVPMSTDKKINSSRRHLLKRKHRRL, encoded by the exons ATGCATCGTGTTGGAATAAAACGTTTCGAGTTCCTCGATTCTCTGATCGTTCTCTCATTGTTGTTCGCTTCTTTGATCGGCGATACTGGGGGCGTTTGGAAAAGACGAGAGGACAAAACGAAATGTCCAAGAGTCAAGGGAATACGAAACTTTGACATAACGGAG TTTCTCGGATCATGGTACATAGTGCAGTATTATGCTAGCTCCGAGGAAGCTCTCATTTATAGATGTATGAGAGCTGAATTGTCCGTGTCATCTGAAAGCGCAGAAGTTACTATGAATTTCACGTATAGTTTTACCGATGATCCGATCAATGAACAGCTCGTTGGTAATATCACATGGAAAATTCCTTCACCGGAGCTTCCAGCACATTGGGTTCATGCGGAATTTCCCT atgaagaaatatataacacTTATATATTGGATTCGGATTACAAAACGTGGGCCTTACTGATGCACTGTgccgaaaaaaataagagtcCCCGTTATTTGTCTAGTTTCATTATGAGTAGACAGCCTAGTCTAGGGGTAAATGTAATTTCTTATCTTCGTGAAAAATTACCCAA GTATGATATAGATTTGGAGTATATGTTTCCTATGGAACAAAAACAATGCAATCAAACGGATATACCGCCATATAGTATATCTTTCGTTCCTATGTCGACGgacaagaaaattaattctagCAGAAGACATTTATTAAAACGGAAACACAGACGactttaa
- the LOC127069413 gene encoding toll-interacting protein A-like has protein sequence MDTDARAELYENWKKRAFVGPLPQGFLKLEDRNAQQQQEAADQQAALALQQLQMQSNPMLHDPRMGKLSITIAQAKLVKNYGMTRMDPYVRLRVGHSIYETHTDSNGGKNPRWNKVIQCFLPPGVTQIYIEIYDECSFVMDELIAWGHIDIPPKVLQGGETHEDWYTLSGKQGDNLEGMINLVFSYTAKCHPYMPGPSVMMVPSAKMFGMTSYTPVYTTPQPISAVATPPVIPSMLPNAEVELKQLAEMFPNIDKEVIKSVYDVNHGKKDITINSLLQMCE, from the exons ATGGATACCGATGCACGTGcagaattatatgaaaattggAAGAAGCGA GCTTTTGTAGGTCCTCTTCCACAAGGCTTCTTGAAATTAGAAGATCGCAAtgcacaacaacaacaagaagcAGCCGATCAACAGGCTGCATTGGCTTTGCAACAATTGCAAATGCAAAGTAATCCGATGTTACATGATCCACGTATGGGCAAACTTAGTATAACAATTGCCCAG gCGAAATTAGTCAAAAATTATGGTATGACCAGAATGGATCCATATGTTAGGTTAAGAGTTGGTCATTCAATTTATGAAACTCATACAGATTCAAATGGAGGTAAAAATCCACGTTGGAATAAAGTCATACAAtg TTTTTTACCGCCAGGAgttacacaaatatatatagagatatacgATGAATGCTCTTTTGTAATGGATGAGTTAATTGCATGGGGTCATATAGATATACCACCTAAAGTTCTTCAAGGAGGTGAAACGCATGAAGATTGGTATACGCTCAGTGGGAAACAAGGCGATAATTTGGAAGGCATGATCAATTTAGTTTTCAGTTACACG GCTAAATGTCATCCATATATGCCTGGACCTTCAGTAATGATGGTACCTTCTGCAAAAATGTTTGGTATGACATCATATACACCTGTATATACCACACCTCAACCAATATCAGCAGTTGCAACACCACCTGTTATACCAAGTATGTTACCAAATGCTGAAGTTGAATTGAAACAg CTTGCAGAAATGTTTCCAAATATTGATAAAGAAGTTATTAAATCAGTATATGATGTTAATCAtggaaaaaaggatataacTATAAATTCACTACTTCAGATGTGTGAATGA
- the LOC127069411 gene encoding uncharacterized protein LOC127069411 isoform X1: MEQNINYYVLRSIFEYLNGLDLSNASQVCKSWLEVAEDEKRRRGPSSVIRNRKEMKSYKNWDDIKKEMIECFAIKPALCMFYTNSAKKDSHLQRCHCKYLPYNCYTVSLDMENSLLGNENLVAMYFPKIPNIQISTFTFNMHPWTMGIYCEELKTLFDNSLNNAEQLKTVIEASFDNDCHNTSCWILLCKIYYGTSIGFDLLEHFYKWFPRKRVSICGGIVNDLSVCNSVHNSRVCKNMAECVAILISGTKMQIWTVSLDEMNDNNKDIEDKLKNIKEIVKLKKHSIIFMFISEYCSSDMDNLELIMFEYFPRVPVVKYFCNGAFAGENLNEKYIQGCNDFENINTSVLMILTYD; the protein is encoded by the exons atggagcaaaatattaattattacgtcTTACGTTccatttttgaatatttaaatggaCTGGATTTATCTAATGCGTCGCAGGTTTGCAA ATCTTGGTTGGAAGTAGCTgaggatgaaaaaagaagaagaggtccTTCGTCTGTtataagaaacagaaaagaaatgaaatcctATAAAAATTGGGAcgacataaaaaaagaaatgatcgaaTGTTTCGCGATTAAGCCTGCTTTATGTATGTTTTATACTAATTCAGCAAAGAAAGATTCACATTTACAAA gATGCCATTGCAAATATTTACCATATAATTGTTACACCGTATCACTGGACATGGAGAATTCTTTACTGGGGAATGAGAATCTCGTTGCTATGTATTTTCCTAAGATAccaaatatacaaatatcaaCGTTTACTTTTAATATGCATCCTTGGACGATGGGAATATACTGTgaagaattaaaaactttGTTTGATAATTCTTTGAATAACGCCGAACAATTGAAAACTGTTATTGAAGCTTCTTTCGATAACGATTGTCACAATACAAGCTGCTGGATCTTATTatgcaaaatatattatgGAACTTCTATAGGATTTGATTTATTGGAACATTTCTATAAATG GTTTCCACGTAAAAGAGTTTCTATATGCGGTGGGATTGTAAATGATCTATCGGTTTGTAATTCGGTACATAATTCACGTGTATGTAAAAACATGGCGGAATGCGTTGCTATTTTAATAAGTGGTACTAAAATGCAAATCTGGACTGTATCTTTGGATGaaatgaatgataataataaagacatCGAAGATAAACTCaagaatattaaagaaattgtaaagttaaagaaacactctatcatttttatgtttatttctgAATATTGTAGTTCAGATATGGATAATTTAGAATTAATtatgtttgaatattttccaaGAGTGCCGGTAGTTAAATATTTCTGCAATGGAGCATTTGCAGGAGAAAATTTAAAtg aaaaatatatacaaggtTGTAACGATTTTGAGAACATAAATACATCAGTACTTATGATACTCACATATGATTGA
- the LOC127069411 gene encoding uncharacterized protein LOC127069411 isoform X4 — protein sequence MEQNINYYVLRSIFEYLNGLDLSNASQVCKSWLEVAEDEKRRRGPSSVIRNRKEMKSYKNWDDIKKEMIECFAIKPALCMFYTNSAKKDSHLQRCHCKYLPYNCYTVSLDMENSLLGNENLVAMYFPKIPNIQISTFTFNMHPWTMGIYCEELKTLFDNSLNNAEQLKTVIEASFDNDCHNTSCWILLCKIYYGTSIGFDLLEHFYKWFPRKRVSICGGIVNDLSVCNSVHNSRVCKNMAECVAILISGTKMQIWTVSLDEMNDNNKDIEDKLKNIKEISAGS from the exons atggagcaaaatattaattattacgtcTTACGTTccatttttgaatatttaaatggaCTGGATTTATCTAATGCGTCGCAGGTTTGCAA ATCTTGGTTGGAAGTAGCTgaggatgaaaaaagaagaagaggtccTTCGTCTGTtataagaaacagaaaagaaatgaaatcctATAAAAATTGGGAcgacataaaaaaagaaatgatcgaaTGTTTCGCGATTAAGCCTGCTTTATGTATGTTTTATACTAATTCAGCAAAGAAAGATTCACATTTACAAA gATGCCATTGCAAATATTTACCATATAATTGTTACACCGTATCACTGGACATGGAGAATTCTTTACTGGGGAATGAGAATCTCGTTGCTATGTATTTTCCTAAGATAccaaatatacaaatatcaaCGTTTACTTTTAATATGCATCCTTGGACGATGGGAATATACTGTgaagaattaaaaactttGTTTGATAATTCTTTGAATAACGCCGAACAATTGAAAACTGTTATTGAAGCTTCTTTCGATAACGATTGTCACAATACAAGCTGCTGGATCTTATTatgcaaaatatattatgGAACTTCTATAGGATTTGATTTATTGGAACATTTCTATAAATG GTTTCCACGTAAAAGAGTTTCTATATGCGGTGGGATTGTAAATGATCTATCGGTTTGTAATTCGGTACATAATTCACGTGTATGTAAAAACATGGCGGAATGCGTTGCTATTTTAATAAGTGGTACTAAAATGCAAATCTGGACTGTATCTTTGGATGaaatgaatgataataataaagacatCGAAGATAAACTCaagaatattaaagaaatt AGTGCCGGTAGTTAA
- the LOC127069411 gene encoding uncharacterized protein LOC127069411 isoform X2: MDWIYLMRRRSWLEVAEDEKRRRGPSSVIRNRKEMKSYKNWDDIKKEMIECFAIKPALCMFYTNSAKKDSHLQRCHCKYLPYNCYTVSLDMENSLLGNENLVAMYFPKIPNIQISTFTFNMHPWTMGIYCEELKTLFDNSLNNAEQLKTVIEASFDNDCHNTSCWILLCKIYYGTSIGFDLLEHFYKWFPRKRVSICGGIVNDLSVCNSVHNSRVCKNMAECVAILISGTKMQIWTVSLDEMNDNNKDIEDKLKNIKEIVKLKKHSIIFMFISEYCSSDMDNLELIMFEYFPRVPVVKYFCNGAFAGENLNEKYIQGCNDFENINTSVLMILTYD; the protein is encoded by the exons atggaCTGGATTTATCTAATGCGTCGCAG ATCTTGGTTGGAAGTAGCTgaggatgaaaaaagaagaagaggtccTTCGTCTGTtataagaaacagaaaagaaatgaaatcctATAAAAATTGGGAcgacataaaaaaagaaatgatcgaaTGTTTCGCGATTAAGCCTGCTTTATGTATGTTTTATACTAATTCAGCAAAGAAAGATTCACATTTACAAA gATGCCATTGCAAATATTTACCATATAATTGTTACACCGTATCACTGGACATGGAGAATTCTTTACTGGGGAATGAGAATCTCGTTGCTATGTATTTTCCTAAGATAccaaatatacaaatatcaaCGTTTACTTTTAATATGCATCCTTGGACGATGGGAATATACTGTgaagaattaaaaactttGTTTGATAATTCTTTGAATAACGCCGAACAATTGAAAACTGTTATTGAAGCTTCTTTCGATAACGATTGTCACAATACAAGCTGCTGGATCTTATTatgcaaaatatattatgGAACTTCTATAGGATTTGATTTATTGGAACATTTCTATAAATG GTTTCCACGTAAAAGAGTTTCTATATGCGGTGGGATTGTAAATGATCTATCGGTTTGTAATTCGGTACATAATTCACGTGTATGTAAAAACATGGCGGAATGCGTTGCTATTTTAATAAGTGGTACTAAAATGCAAATCTGGACTGTATCTTTGGATGaaatgaatgataataataaagacatCGAAGATAAACTCaagaatattaaagaaattgtaaagttaaagaaacactctatcatttttatgtttatttctgAATATTGTAGTTCAGATATGGATAATTTAGAATTAATtatgtttgaatattttccaaGAGTGCCGGTAGTTAAATATTTCTGCAATGGAGCATTTGCAGGAGAAAATTTAAAtg aaaaatatatacaaggtTGTAACGATTTTGAGAACATAAATACATCAGTACTTATGATACTCACATATGATTGA
- the LOC127069411 gene encoding uncharacterized protein LOC127069411 isoform X3, giving the protein MKSYKNWDDIKKEMIECFAIKPALCMFYTNSAKKDSHLQRCHCKYLPYNCYTVSLDMENSLLGNENLVAMYFPKIPNIQISTFTFNMHPWTMGIYCEELKTLFDNSLNNAEQLKTVIEASFDNDCHNTSCWILLCKIYYGTSIGFDLLEHFYKWFPRKRVSICGGIVNDLSVCNSVHNSRVCKNMAECVAILISGTKMQIWTVSLDEMNDNNKDIEDKLKNIKEIVKLKKHSIIFMFISEYCSSDMDNLELIMFEYFPRVPVVKYFCNGAFAGENLNEKYIQGCNDFENINTSVLMILTYD; this is encoded by the exons atgaaatcctATAAAAATTGGGAcgacataaaaaaagaaatgatcgaaTGTTTCGCGATTAAGCCTGCTTTATGTATGTTTTATACTAATTCAGCAAAGAAAGATTCACATTTACAAA gATGCCATTGCAAATATTTACCATATAATTGTTACACCGTATCACTGGACATGGAGAATTCTTTACTGGGGAATGAGAATCTCGTTGCTATGTATTTTCCTAAGATAccaaatatacaaatatcaaCGTTTACTTTTAATATGCATCCTTGGACGATGGGAATATACTGTgaagaattaaaaactttGTTTGATAATTCTTTGAATAACGCCGAACAATTGAAAACTGTTATTGAAGCTTCTTTCGATAACGATTGTCACAATACAAGCTGCTGGATCTTATTatgcaaaatatattatgGAACTTCTATAGGATTTGATTTATTGGAACATTTCTATAAATG GTTTCCACGTAAAAGAGTTTCTATATGCGGTGGGATTGTAAATGATCTATCGGTTTGTAATTCGGTACATAATTCACGTGTATGTAAAAACATGGCGGAATGCGTTGCTATTTTAATAAGTGGTACTAAAATGCAAATCTGGACTGTATCTTTGGATGaaatgaatgataataataaagacatCGAAGATAAACTCaagaatattaaagaaattgtaaagttaaagaaacactctatcatttttatgtttatttctgAATATTGTAGTTCAGATATGGATAATTTAGAATTAATtatgtttgaatattttccaaGAGTGCCGGTAGTTAAATATTTCTGCAATGGAGCATTTGCAGGAGAAAATTTAAAtg aaaaatatatacaaggtTGTAACGATTTTGAGAACATAAATACATCAGTACTTATGATACTCACATATGATTGA